In one Desulfoferula mesophila genomic region, the following are encoded:
- the nifE gene encoding nitrogenase iron-molybdenum cofactor biosynthesis protein NifE, translated as MSQMVFEERKDQFFETGTDKPFRISCDKQSLAGAVSQRACVFCGSRVVLYPIADALHLIHGPIGCATYTWDIRGALSSGPELHRYSFSTDLGETDVIFGGEAKLTRALDELIPLHQPKAAFVYSTCMVGLIGDDMEAVCKKATERHGIPVIPVMSEGFKGNKRAGYYAACEAMFRLVGTGDTEGIPPMSVNLLGDFNLAGEIWIIREYLERMGVSVVANITGDGRVADVRRAHGAALNLVQCSGSTMELAKMMKETYGTPFMRVSYLGADDMAQALYDVAEFFGDAQAMERAKEIVSEELGRIYPRLKRLRKDLEGKRAALYVGGAFKAFSLIKSFRLLGMKVVLAGSQTGTQEDYEELASICEPGTIIVDDANPLELMHCLIEKDVDVFVGGVKERPIAHKLGIGFCDHNHERKLALEGFVGMLNFAEEIHATVMSPVWRFTPRRTLPRLEEVAA; from the coding sequence ATGTCCCAGATGGTTTTCGAAGAGCGCAAGGATCAGTTTTTTGAAACGGGCACGGACAAGCCCTTTCGCATAAGCTGCGACAAGCAAAGCCTGGCCGGGGCGGTGAGCCAGCGGGCTTGCGTGTTCTGCGGCTCCCGGGTGGTGCTCTACCCCATCGCCGACGCCCTGCACCTGATCCACGGCCCCATCGGCTGCGCCACCTACACCTGGGACATCCGCGGGGCCCTCTCCTCCGGGCCGGAGCTGCACCGCTACTCCTTCAGCACCGACCTGGGCGAAACCGACGTGATCTTCGGCGGCGAGGCCAAGCTCACCCGGGCCCTGGACGAGCTGATCCCCCTGCACCAGCCCAAGGCGGCCTTTGTCTACTCCACCTGCATGGTGGGGCTCATCGGCGACGACATGGAGGCGGTGTGCAAAAAGGCCACGGAGCGCCACGGCATCCCGGTGATCCCGGTGATGAGCGAGGGCTTCAAGGGCAACAAGCGCGCCGGTTACTACGCGGCCTGCGAGGCCATGTTCCGCCTGGTGGGCACCGGCGACACCGAGGGCATCCCCCCCATGTCAGTGAACCTGCTGGGCGACTTCAACCTGGCCGGCGAGATCTGGATCATTCGGGAATACCTGGAGCGCATGGGGGTGAGCGTGGTGGCCAACATCACCGGCGACGGCCGGGTGGCCGACGTGCGCCGGGCCCACGGTGCGGCGCTCAACCTGGTGCAGTGCTCGGGCTCCACCATGGAGCTGGCCAAGATGATGAAGGAGACCTACGGCACGCCCTTCATGCGGGTGAGCTACCTGGGGGCCGACGACATGGCCCAAGCCCTGTACGACGTGGCCGAGTTCTTTGGGGACGCCCAGGCCATGGAGCGGGCCAAAGAGATCGTCAGCGAGGAGCTGGGGCGCATCTACCCCCGCCTCAAGCGCCTGCGCAAGGATTTGGAAGGCAAGCGGGCCGCCCTGTACGTGGGCGGAGCCTTCAAGGCCTTCAGCCTCATCAAGTCATTCCGCCTGCTGGGCATGAAGGTGGTGCTGGCCGGCTCCCAGACCGGGACCCAGGAGGACTACGAGGAGCTGGCCTCCATCTGCGAGCCCGGCACCATCATCGTGGACGACGCCAACCCCCTGGAGCTGATGCACTGCCTCATCGAAAAGGACGTGGACGTTTTCGTGGGCGGGGTCAAGGAACGGCCCATCGCCCACAAGCTGGGCATCGGTTTTTGCGACCACAACCACGAACGCAAGCTGGCCCTGGAGGGCTTTGTGGGCATGCTCAACTTCGCCGAGGAGATTCACGCCACGGTGATGAGCCCGGTGTGGCGCTTCACGCCGCGCCGCACCCTGCCCCGGCTGGAGGAGGTGGCGGCATGA
- a CDS encoding GNAT family N-acetyltransferase: MPGNEVKIRAARPGDLAEMVDMLKLLFTIEEEFRIDYARQERGLSLLLGSPRSVVLAAEADGKVVGMVTGQLVISTSEGAPSLWAEDLVVDPAWRNQGIGRRLMAAVAEWAVKHGATRLQLLVDQSNDTGKAFHQRIGYELTRMTCMRKYPD; this comes from the coding sequence ATGCCGGGAAACGAGGTGAAAATACGCGCCGCCCGACCGGGGGACCTGGCCGAAATGGTGGACATGCTCAAGCTGCTGTTCACCATCGAGGAGGAGTTTCGCATCGACTACGCCCGTCAGGAGCGCGGCCTTTCCCTGCTCCTGGGCAGCCCCCGCTCGGTGGTGCTGGCCGCCGAGGCGGACGGCAAGGTGGTGGGCATGGTCACCGGGCAGCTGGTGATCTCCACCTCCGAGGGCGCGCCCTCCCTGTGGGCCGAGGACCTGGTGGTGGATCCCGCCTGGCGCAACCAAGGCATCGGGCGGCGGCTCATGGCGGCCGTGGCCGAGTGGGCCGTCAAGCACGGGGCCACCCGTTTGCAGCTTTTGGTGGACCAAAGCAACGATACCGGCAAGGCCTTTCACCAGCGCATCGGCTACGAGCTCACCAGGATGACCTGCATGCGCAAGTATCCGGATTAG
- a CDS encoding (2Fe-2S) ferredoxin domain-containing protein → MGIPSSQILVCQSFRLSGEPKGICHKKTDGFLQYLEEEILDRGLDCQVTATGCLKQCENGPAMVIQPQNWWFKGVDSEAVIDAILDGLEDGEPPAEYLIS, encoded by the coding sequence ATGGGCATCCCCTCCAGTCAGATATTGGTTTGTCAGAGTTTCCGGCTCAGCGGCGAGCCCAAGGGCATCTGCCACAAAAAGACCGACGGCTTCTTGCAGTACCTGGAGGAAGAAATCCTGGACCGGGGCCTGGACTGCCAGGTAACGGCCACCGGCTGCCTCAAGCAGTGCGAGAACGGCCCGGCCATGGTCATCCAGCCCCAAAACTGGTGGTTCAAGGGGGTGGACAGCGAGGCGGTCATCGACGCCATCCTGGACGGCCTGGAAGACGGGGAGCCACCGGCGGAATACCTGATTTCCTAG
- a CDS encoding NifB/NifX family molybdenum-iron cluster-binding protein: MKPVDHQSAENYCADNLKASGRVHLPTAPKALARGRFSPEAALPRALTPDQALNWLEYLAGQGHRVKVINLNGPGDPMATPELTLLTLNLLRDHYPGVSLCLTTLGIGAAAYAKELARQNLAHVSILMDAVEPEVAQGIYAWIRPGTKTLPLAEAAALLVAEQAAAIQALAEAGVRVLVKTTVYPGINSQHIAAIAAKAAELGASEMKLFPFVAKGEDSPRPRDEATPEELSELAAQANKHLPTILMDLATCQEMIENEFSAEVAEQAVLPKPSPKRPHLAVCSSDGFVVDTHLGQAYQFLIYGPKNGPVSLLEARPAPEPGAGDGRWQQVALLLSDCFAVLASAAGENPKRILAEKGLAVLTQEGNVEGLVDVLYGGGKKKGGKK, translated from the coding sequence ATGAAGCCAGTGGATCACCAATCAGCCGAAAACTACTGCGCCGACAACCTGAAGGCCTCGGGCAGGGTGCATCTGCCGACGGCTCCCAAGGCCCTGGCCCGGGGGCGCTTCAGCCCCGAGGCGGCTTTGCCTCGGGCCCTTACCCCGGACCAGGCCCTGAACTGGCTGGAGTACTTGGCCGGGCAGGGCCATAGAGTGAAGGTGATAAACCTGAACGGCCCGGGCGACCCCATGGCCACCCCGGAGCTGACCCTGCTCACCCTCAACCTGCTCCGGGACCACTACCCCGGCGTCAGCCTGTGCCTGACCACCCTGGGCATCGGCGCCGCCGCCTACGCCAAGGAGCTGGCTCGCCAAAACCTGGCCCACGTGTCCATCCTCATGGACGCGGTGGAGCCCGAGGTGGCCCAGGGCATCTATGCCTGGATCCGCCCCGGCACCAAGACCCTGCCCTTGGCCGAGGCCGCGGCCCTGCTGGTGGCCGAGCAGGCGGCCGCCATTCAGGCCCTGGCCGAGGCCGGGGTTCGGGTGCTGGTAAAAACCACGGTGTATCCCGGCATCAACTCCCAGCACATCGCGGCCATCGCGGCCAAGGCGGCCGAACTGGGCGCCTCGGAGATGAAGCTGTTCCCCTTCGTGGCCAAGGGCGAGGACTCCCCCCGGCCGCGCGACGAAGCCACCCCCGAGGAGCTCTCGGAGCTGGCCGCCCAGGCCAACAAGCACCTGCCCACCATCCTGATGGACCTGGCCACCTGCCAGGAAATGATCGAGAACGAGTTCAGCGCCGAGGTGGCCGAGCAGGCGGTGCTGCCCAAGCCCAGCCCCAAGAGGCCCCACCTGGCGGTGTGCAGCTCCGACGGCTTTGTGGTGGACACCCACCTGGGCCAGGCCTACCAATTTCTAATCTACGGCCCCAAGAACGGCCCGGTGAGCCTGTTGGAAGCCCGCCCCGCCCCGGAGCCCGGCGCCGGCGACGGCCGCTGGCAGCAGGTGGCCCTGCTTTTGAGCGACTGCTTCGCCGTGCTGGCCTCGGCCGCCGGGGAAAATCCCAAGCGGATTCTGGCCGAAAAGGGACTGGCCGTGCTCACCCAAGAGGGCAACGTGGAGGGCCTGGTGGATGTCCTCTACGGCGGCGGCAAGAAAAAAGGCGGCAAGAAGTAA
- the nifK gene encoding nitrogenase molybdenum-iron protein subunit beta gives MLLRHTPAEVTERHALTINPAKTCQPIGAMYAALGMHGCMPHSHGSQGCCAYHRSTLTRHYKEPISAGTSSFTEGASVFGGQANLLQAIDNIFTVYEPEVVAVHTTCLSETIGDDLPQIIDKATKEGKIPKGKQVVYANTPSYVGSHVTGFSNMVKGMARLAQSTGRKNGKVNIIPGWVEPADMEEIKRLAALIGVEIILFPDTSGILNGPMSGEYKMFPEGGVTIEQLRSAGDSVGTLALGEWCSADAARFLDTNNKVPCRVLDIPIGLKATDRFVDALRTIAGVSVPEEVTHERGQLVDMISDMHQYYFHKKVALAGDPDQIISMVEFLVSIDMLPTHVITGTPGKAFAARIRELTAELPVEVNIKVDQQADMFLLHQWIKNDPVDLLIGNTYMKYIARDEDIPLVRWGFPIVDRVGHQYFPTVGYKGALRLLEKILSALLDRKDRDDSEQSFELVM, from the coding sequence ATGCTACTGAGACACACGCCTGCAGAAGTAACCGAGCGCCACGCCTTGACCATCAACCCGGCCAAGACTTGCCAGCCCATCGGGGCCATGTACGCGGCGCTGGGCATGCACGGCTGCATGCCCCACAGCCACGGCTCCCAGGGCTGCTGCGCTTATCACCGGAGCACCCTTACCCGGCACTACAAGGAGCCCATCAGCGCGGGCACCAGCTCCTTCACCGAGGGCGCCTCGGTGTTCGGAGGCCAGGCCAACCTGCTCCAGGCCATCGACAACATCTTCACCGTCTACGAGCCCGAGGTGGTGGCGGTGCACACCACCTGCCTGTCGGAGACCATCGGCGACGACCTGCCCCAGATCATCGACAAGGCCACCAAGGAAGGCAAGATCCCCAAGGGCAAGCAGGTGGTCTACGCCAACACACCCAGCTACGTGGGCAGCCACGTCACCGGCTTCTCCAACATGGTCAAGGGCATGGCCCGGCTGGCCCAGAGTACGGGACGCAAGAACGGCAAGGTGAACATCATCCCCGGCTGGGTGGAGCCCGCCGATATGGAAGAGATCAAGCGCCTGGCCGCGCTCATCGGGGTGGAGATCATCCTGTTCCCCGACACCTCGGGCATCCTCAATGGACCCATGTCCGGCGAGTACAAGATGTTCCCCGAGGGCGGCGTGACCATCGAGCAGCTGCGCTCGGCCGGCGACTCCGTGGGCACCCTGGCCCTGGGAGAGTGGTGCAGCGCCGACGCGGCCCGCTTCCTGGACACCAACAACAAGGTGCCCTGCCGGGTGCTGGACATTCCCATCGGGCTCAAGGCCACCGACCGTTTCGTGGACGCCCTGCGCACCATCGCCGGGGTCAGCGTGCCCGAGGAAGTGACCCACGAGCGCGGCCAGCTGGTGGACATGATCAGCGACATGCACCAGTACTACTTCCACAAGAAGGTGGCCCTGGCCGGCGACCCGGACCAGATCATCTCCATGGTGGAGTTTTTGGTCTCCATCGACATGCTGCCCACCCACGTGATCACCGGCACCCCGGGCAAGGCTTTCGCGGCCCGCATCCGCGAGCTTACCGCCGAGCTTCCCGTGGAGGTGAACATCAAGGTGGACCAGCAGGCGGACATGTTCCTGCTGCACCAGTGGATCAAGAACGACCCGGTGGACCTGCTCATCGGCAACACCTACATGAAGTACATCGCCCGCGACGAGGACATCCCCTTGGTGCGCTGGGGCTTCCCCATCGTGGACCGGGTGGGGCACCAGTATTTCCCCACCGTGGGCTACAAGGGCGCCCTCAGGCTTCTGGAGAAAATCCTCTCCGCCCTGCTCGATCGCAAGGATCGCGACGATTCGGAACAGAGCTTCGAGCTGGTGATGTAG
- the nifD gene encoding nitrogenase molybdenum-iron protein alpha chain, whose amino-acid sequence MISAHDNKAPADPAVIKEKILQKYPPKVARKRAKQILINEALENETPEITANVRTIPGIITMRGCTYAGCKGVIMGPTRDIVNITHGPIGCGFYSWLTRRNQTDASADGAENYMTYCFSTDMQDKDIIFGGEKKLEAAIQEAYDLFHPKGICIFATCPVGLIGDDIHAVAAKMKERLGDCNVFAFSCEGYKGVSQSAGHHIANNQVFRHLVGLNDEQKPGEYKINLLGEYNIGGDGFEIDRIFKKCGITNIATFSGNSSYDQFASAHTADLNAVMCHRSINYVADMLEVKYGVPWVKVNFIGAQSTAKSLRKIARYFDDPVLTERVEAVIAEELPPVMEEAAKVRPRTEGKTAMLFVGGSRAHHYQELFKELGMKTVSAGYEFAHRDDYEGRHVLPGLKVDADSRNIEEIEVNPDETRFNPRKSEEELAALEESGLAFKEYDGMIPDMEKGTMVIDDLNQYEAEKMVELLKPDIFCAGIKEKFSIQKLGIPMKQLHSYDSGGPYAGFKGAVNFYHEIDRLVNSKVWGYLKAPWQENPELSATYVWE is encoded by the coding sequence ATGATTTCAGCCCATGACAACAAGGCGCCGGCGGACCCGGCGGTCATCAAGGAAAAGATACTCCAGAAGTATCCCCCCAAGGTGGCCCGCAAGCGCGCCAAGCAGATCCTCATCAACGAGGCCCTGGAAAACGAAACCCCCGAGATCACGGCCAACGTGCGCACCATCCCCGGCATCATCACCATGCGCGGGTGCACCTACGCGGGCTGCAAGGGCGTGATCATGGGCCCCACCCGGGACATCGTGAACATCACCCACGGCCCCATCGGCTGCGGCTTCTACTCCTGGCTAACCCGGCGCAACCAGACCGACGCCAGCGCCGACGGCGCCGAGAACTACATGACCTACTGCTTCAGCACCGACATGCAGGACAAGGACATCATCTTCGGCGGCGAGAAGAAGCTGGAGGCGGCCATCCAGGAGGCCTACGACCTTTTCCACCCCAAGGGCATCTGCATCTTCGCCACCTGCCCGGTGGGGCTCATCGGCGACGACATCCACGCCGTGGCCGCCAAGATGAAGGAGCGCCTGGGCGACTGCAACGTCTTCGCCTTTTCCTGCGAGGGCTACAAGGGCGTGTCCCAGTCGGCCGGCCACCACATCGCCAACAACCAGGTGTTCCGCCACCTGGTGGGGCTCAACGACGAGCAAAAGCCCGGCGAGTACAAGATCAACCTGCTGGGCGAGTACAACATCGGCGGCGACGGATTCGAGATCGACCGCATCTTCAAGAAGTGCGGCATCACCAACATCGCCACCTTCAGCGGCAACTCCAGCTACGACCAATTCGCCAGCGCCCACACCGCCGACCTCAACGCGGTCATGTGCCACCGCTCCATCAACTACGTGGCCGACATGCTCGAGGTCAAGTACGGCGTGCCCTGGGTCAAGGTCAACTTCATCGGAGCCCAGTCCACGGCCAAGTCGCTGCGCAAGATCGCCCGGTACTTCGACGACCCCGTGCTCACCGAGCGGGTGGAGGCGGTGATCGCCGAGGAACTGCCCCCGGTGATGGAAGAGGCCGCCAAGGTGCGGCCCCGCACCGAGGGCAAGACGGCCATGCTCTTCGTGGGCGGCTCTCGGGCCCACCACTATCAGGAGCTGTTCAAGGAACTGGGCATGAAGACCGTCAGCGCCGGCTACGAGTTCGCCCACCGCGACGACTACGAGGGACGCCACGTGCTGCCGGGCCTCAAGGTGGACGCCGACTCGCGCAACATCGAGGAGATCGAGGTCAACCCCGACGAAACCCGCTTCAACCCGCGCAAGAGCGAGGAAGAGTTGGCCGCCCTGGAAGAGTCCGGCCTGGCCTTCAAGGAATACGACGGCATGATCCCGGACATGGAAAAGGGCACCATGGTCATCGACGACCTCAACCAGTACGAGGCCGAAAAAATGGTGGAGCTCTTGAAACCCGACATCTTCTGCGCGGGCATCAAGGAGAAGTTCTCCATCCAGAAGCTGGGCATCCCCATGAAGCAGCTGCACAGCTACGACTCCGGCGGGCCCTACGCCGGCTTCAAGGGGGCGGTGAACTTCTACCACGAGATCGACCGCCTGGTGAACAGCAAGGTCTGGGGCTACCTCAAGGCCCCCTGGCAGGAGAACCCCGAACTCTCGGCCACCTACGTTTGGGAATGA
- a CDS encoding P-II family nitrogen regulator — protein MKEIIAVVRMNTMNQTKQALTKIGIDSMFAHECQGRGKGLVDVKILSGAKEGHEEAIALLGEKGKLYAKRMLTMVVSDHNVEPVIQTLIETNQTGKPGDGKIFILPISNAARVRTGEIGPKAIV, from the coding sequence ATGAAAGAGATAATCGCCGTGGTGCGCATGAACACCATGAACCAGACCAAGCAGGCCCTGACCAAGATCGGCATCGACTCCATGTTCGCCCATGAGTGTCAGGGGCGCGGCAAGGGATTGGTGGACGTGAAGATCCTGTCCGGGGCCAAGGAAGGCCACGAAGAGGCCATCGCCCTGTTGGGCGAGAAGGGCAAGCTCTACGCCAAGCGCATGCTGACCATGGTGGTTTCGGACCACAACGTGGAGCCGGTGATCCAGACCCTGATCGAGACCAACCAGACCGGCAAGCCCGGCGACGGCAAAATTTTCATCCTGCCGATCAGCAACGCCGCTCGGGTGCGCACCGGGGAAATCGGCCCCAAGGCAATCGTCTAG
- a CDS encoding P-II family nitrogen regulator, which yields MMMMVRAIVRPEKADEVLKALMDAGFPAVTKYSVAGRGKQRGIKIGQVTYDEIPKTLLMSVIRDEDVEFAIKTIMEAARTKGKGAFGDGKIFVSPVEEIYTISSGVCDTAPVEEAEATA from the coding sequence ATGATGATGATGGTGAGAGCAATCGTCAGGCCCGAGAAGGCGGACGAGGTACTTAAGGCCTTGATGGACGCTGGCTTCCCCGCGGTCACCAAGTACTCGGTGGCCGGTCGCGGCAAACAGCGCGGCATCAAGATCGGCCAGGTCACCTACGACGAAATCCCCAAGACCCTGCTCATGAGCGTGATCAGGGACGAGGACGTGGAGTTCGCGATCAAGACCATCATGGAGGCGGCCCGTACCAAGGGCAAGGGAGCCTTCGGCGACGGCAAGATCTTCGTCAGCCCGGTGGAGGAGATCTACACCATCAGCTCCGGTGTCTGCGACACCGCGCCGGTGGAGGAAGCCGAGGCCACGGCATGA
- the nifH gene encoding nitrogenase iron protein, translating to MRKIAIYGKGGIGKSTTTQNTVAGLAEMGKKIMVVGCDPKADSTRLLLGGLAQKSVLDTLREEGEDIDLEDIRRGGYGGTWCVESGGPEPGVGCAGRGIITSINMLESLGAYEESEELDYAFYDVLGDVVCGGFAMPIRDGKAEEIYIVCSGEMMAMYAANNICKGIRKYAESGKVRLGGLICNSRNVDNEAEMIKALAEKLGTQMIYFVPRDNDVQRAEINRKTVIEWNSDAPQAEHYRNLAKAIDGNQMFVIPEPLQIEELEQLLLDFGLLAA from the coding sequence ATGAGAAAGATAGCGATCTACGGCAAAGGCGGCATCGGCAAGTCCACCACCACCCAGAACACGGTGGCCGGGCTGGCGGAAATGGGCAAAAAAATTATGGTGGTGGGTTGCGACCCCAAGGCCGACTCCACCCGCCTGCTCCTGGGTGGCCTGGCCCAGAAATCGGTTTTGGACACCCTGCGTGAAGAGGGCGAGGACATCGACCTGGAAGACATCCGCAGGGGCGGCTACGGCGGCACCTGGTGCGTGGAGTCCGGCGGTCCCGAGCCCGGCGTGGGCTGCGCCGGCCGCGGCATCATCACCTCCATCAACATGCTCGAATCCCTGGGCGCCTACGAGGAGTCCGAGGAGTTGGACTACGCCTTCTACGACGTGTTGGGCGACGTGGTCTGCGGCGGCTTCGCCATGCCCATCCGCGACGGCAAGGCCGAGGAGATCTACATCGTGTGCTCCGGCGAGATGATGGCCATGTACGCGGCCAACAACATCTGCAAGGGCATCCGCAAGTACGCCGAGTCCGGCAAGGTGCGCCTGGGCGGGCTGATCTGCAACTCCAGGAACGTGGACAACGAGGCCGAAATGATCAAGGCCCTGGCCGAGAAGCTGGGCACCCAGATGATCTACTTCGTGCCCCGGGACAACGACGTGCAGCGGGCGGAGATCAACCGCAAGACGGTCATCGAGTGGAACTCCGACGCGCCCCAGGCCGAGCACTACCGCAACCTGGCCAAGGCCATCGACGGAAACCAGATGTTCGTCATTCCCGAGCCCCTGCAGATCGAAGAGCTGGAGCAGCTTCTGCTGGACTTCGGGCTGCTGGCGGCCTAA
- a CDS encoding sigma 54-interacting transcriptional regulator, with translation MRQQVTELELRVLFEISRVIGEALNLPQTLDRVLAIMSDTLSMKRATVTLRDSRSGSLAIYASYGLTQREMSRGVYNQGEGVTGRIFQTAQPFYVPDVSREPLFLNKTQSRDLDKGQVAFVGVPILLQGEPIGVLNVDRLFGEEVSASEDIRFLTIVAQLIGQFVELNQQVERREELLRRQNKQLKDEVSSRYNNFFIVGKSPAMRQLQGLLGKVAPAKASVLLLGESGTGKTLVARIIHEMSNRADGPFVKINCAALPENLLESELFGHAKGAFTGATEEKPGRFEEADGGTIFLDEIAEMPISLQAKLLRFLQDKEFERLGSPKTHKVDVRIIAATNQDLPVLVENKEFRQDLYYRLNVFPLHLPPLRERVEDIPLLISHFLAKNSEEYNRQLGIEPRARDILLNYSWPGNVRELENIIERLSIMVDQDTIAAADLPGFLLAKDSAPPESDPGEFSGSKLEDMEKAELLEALKRNRWVQSRAAQDLGITLRKLGYRLKKYGLDEMVKQKRHDLVGG, from the coding sequence ATGAGACAGCAAGTCACAGAGCTGGAACTGCGGGTTCTGTTCGAGATAAGCCGGGTCATCGGCGAGGCGCTCAATCTGCCCCAGACCCTGGACCGGGTGCTGGCCATCATGTCCGACACCCTGTCCATGAAGCGAGCCACGGTGACCCTGCGCGACAGCCGCAGCGGCAGCCTGGCCATCTACGCCTCCTACGGCCTGACCCAGCGGGAGATGAGCCGCGGGGTCTACAACCAGGGCGAGGGGGTCACCGGGCGCATCTTCCAGACCGCCCAACCCTTTTACGTGCCCGACGTCAGCCGCGAGCCCCTGTTCCTCAACAAAACCCAGTCCCGCGACCTGGACAAGGGCCAGGTGGCCTTCGTGGGGGTGCCCATTCTCTTGCAGGGCGAGCCCATCGGGGTGCTCAACGTGGACCGCCTCTTCGGCGAGGAGGTATCGGCCTCCGAGGACATCCGCTTTCTGACCATCGTGGCCCAGCTCATCGGCCAGTTCGTGGAACTGAACCAGCAGGTGGAACGGCGCGAGGAGCTGTTGCGCCGCCAGAACAAGCAGCTCAAGGACGAGGTCTCCTCGCGCTACAACAACTTCTTCATCGTGGGCAAAAGCCCGGCCATGCGCCAGCTGCAGGGCCTGTTGGGCAAGGTGGCCCCGGCCAAGGCTTCGGTGCTACTGCTGGGCGAATCGGGCACCGGCAAGACCCTGGTGGCCCGCATCATCCACGAGATGAGCAACCGGGCCGATGGGCCCTTCGTGAAGATCAACTGCGCGGCCCTGCCGGAGAACCTGCTGGAGTCGGAGCTGTTCGGCCACGCCAAGGGGGCCTTTACCGGGGCCACCGAGGAAAAGCCGGGCCGCTTCGAAGAGGCCGACGGCGGCACCATCTTCCTGGACGAGATCGCCGAGATGCCCATCAGCCTGCAGGCCAAGCTGCTGAGGTTTTTGCAGGACAAGGAGTTCGAGCGCCTGGGCTCGCCCAAGACCCACAAGGTGGATGTGCGCATCATCGCCGCCACCAACCAGGACCTTCCAGTCCTGGTGGAGAACAAGGAGTTCCGCCAGGACCTTTACTACCGGCTCAACGTGTTCCCCCTGCACCTGCCGCCCCTTCGGGAGCGGGTGGAGGACATCCCCCTGTTGATCAGCCACTTCCTGGCCAAGAACTCCGAGGAGTACAACCGCCAGTTGGGCATCGAGCCCCGGGCCCGCGACATTTTGTTGAACTACTCCTGGCCCGGCAACGTGCGCGAGCTGGAGAACATCATCGAGCGCCTGAGCATCATGGTGGATCAGGACACCATCGCCGCCGCCGACCTGCCCGGCTTTTTGCTGGCCAAGGACTCCGCCCCGCCCGAGAGCGATCCCGGCGAATTTTCCGGCTCCAAGCTGGAGGACATGGAAAAGGCCGAACTGCTGGAGGCGCTCAAGCGCAACCGTTGGGTGCAGTCGCGGGCCGCCCAGGACCTGGGCATCACCCTGCGCAAACTGGGCTATCGTTTAAAGAAGTACGGCCTGGATGAGATGGTGAAACAGAAGCGGCACGATCTGGTGGGTGGCTGA
- a CDS encoding mechanosensitive ion channel family protein: MESLNSYVSQISEVGNQFGPIVVKAVILLVIVLFLTLYLGKILANFLVKMGLPERRSAMSVTALHILVLFIAALVVLNILGFPGMLLFRTIVIILMVLVASYIIARPYLPKLPLKKGDVVGIGGKVGNVEAISIMYTQLKTFDGKVVFIPNHKVMNDQVVNFSAKPKRRVDIDFFIPYDQSVARVKQVVMDILTNDERVLDKPAPKVVLSKFSPNYREMQARFWVARKHAITGKWSLNEVIDEKFAREGISMAAPRLALIREDGSSGDTLA, from the coding sequence ATGGAAAGCTTGAACAGTTATGTGAGCCAAATAAGCGAGGTTGGAAACCAGTTCGGCCCTATCGTGGTCAAGGCGGTGATACTTCTGGTCATCGTCCTGTTTTTGACCCTATACCTGGGCAAGATTCTGGCCAATTTCCTGGTGAAAATGGGCCTGCCGGAACGCCGCTCCGCCATGTCGGTAACCGCGCTGCACATACTGGTGTTGTTCATAGCCGCCTTGGTGGTGCTGAACATCCTGGGGTTCCCGGGCATGCTCCTGTTCCGCACCATCGTAATCATCCTCATGGTGCTGGTCGCCTCCTACATCATCGCCAGGCCCTATCTTCCCAAGCTCCCCCTGAAAAAAGGCGACGTGGTGGGCATCGGCGGCAAGGTGGGCAACGTGGAGGCGATTTCCATCATGTACACCCAGCTCAAGACCTTCGACGGCAAGGTGGTGTTCATACCCAACCACAAGGTGATGAACGACCAGGTGGTCAATTTCAGCGCCAAGCCCAAGCGCCGGGTGGACATCGATTTCTTCATCCCATACGACCAGAGCGTGGCCAGGGTGAAGCAGGTGGTCATGGACATTTTGACCAACGACGAGCGGGTGCTGGACAAGCCCGCCCCCAAGGTGGTCCTGTCCAAGTTCTCGCCCAATTACCGCGAAATGCAGGCCCGCTTCTGGGTGGCACGCAAACATGCCATCACCGGCAAATGGTCCCTGAACGAGGTTATCGACGAGAAGTTCGCCCGAGAGGGCATCAGCATGGCCGCGCCACGGCTGGCCCTGATCCGGGAGGATGGCTCTTCCGGCGACACCCTCGCCTAG